The nucleotide sequence TGAGCTGGAATTATATATGAGCAATACTTAAAGATAGTTGAAATAATTAGGGAATTTGAGAAAAATTTGTTGGCGATTAAAAATTTTAAGTTATGTATTTTTATTATAGGTTTATAGGGTTTAGTTTTTGAAATATAAATTTGGAGAGTTTTTGCTCTCCATCATATTAAACATTAAATTATATGAACTTTTACACAATCTCTATTAATAAGCCGCGATAAGCTCTATTTCCACAAGTGCGTCTTTTGGCAAGGTCTTAACAGCTACTGTACTTCTAGCAGGATAAGGCTCTTTAAAAAATTTAGCATACACAGTATTTACTTTAACAAAATCCGCCATATCTGCTAGAAATATTGTAGTCTTTACAGCATTATCAAAAGTAAGTCCTACTTCAGTCAAGATATTTTTTAAATTTTCAAGTGATTGCTCAGCTTGGGCCTCTACGCTACTACCTGCAAACTCACCCGCTGGTGTGACACCAAGCTGACCTGAGATAAACAAAAATCCATTTACGCTAATAGCTTGAGAATATGGCCCGATCGCTTGTGGAGCATTTTTTGTTGAGATTTGTTTTTTCATATTTTCTCCTTTTGAAATTTTTTAAAATCCTACTATAAATTTTCTAAATTTTTAGTCTCCAAAAGCTATAATGGGCAAAATTTCAAAAGGATGAAGATGCAAAATATACTCGCACCAAATGAGTTTTTAGATGATTATGTGCTCGGTGCTGAATTGGCTAAAAATGCCGGCATCTCATCAAATGCTTATCTTTTTTGGAAAAACGTCATAAGTGCTAAATTTGAAAACTCAAGAATAGTTTTTCTTAGAAAAGATAGCATTCCAGTCAAATTTCAAAACATTATAAAAACCTGCACACCTTTAAATGGCCTTATTCCAACAGGCGTATTTTGCTCTTTTACCTCGCTTGCCCCATCTCATCTTGTAGCAAAAAATGGCTCTAAGATCTACGAGCTCTTTAAATTTCATGAGATTTGCGGTATCAAATTTATAGACTTGAAGAAATTTTATGATGATTTTAATCTTAGCTATTCTTATAGAATTTACATTGAAAAGTGTAAATTTTTCTCACCTGCTCCATTTGAAAAACGCATAAAATTAACTGAAACGATGTGTCTTGGATATTACTAAAAGTCCGCTAGCTAGCTTGCTAGCGGGATAAATTTATATCTTTTTGTAAGGTGCTTGGCCAACTTCGTAGAAGTTATTGCCCTCGCAGTCAATGGCAACTATTGCTGGAAAGTCCTCAACTGTAAGCCTAGCAACTGCCTCTGGTCCTAGCTCTGGATAAGCTAGCACTTCATATTTTTTGATACTTTGACTAATGAGTGCTCCAATACCACCGATAGCAACCATATAAACACAGCATGATTTTTCCATAGCCTCGACTACTGCGTCACTCCTGTAGCCTTTACCGATCATACCATTTATACCAACTTCATTTATCATAGTTGGGGTGTATTTATCCATTCTGCCGCTTGTTGTTGGGCCTGCTGCGCCGATAGCTTGATTTGGCTTAGCTGGAGTTGGTCCGACGTAGTAGATAGTCTCACCCTTTAGTTCAACTGGTAGTTTTTCGCCGCGTGCTAAAGTTTCAGTAAGTGCCTTATGTGCAGCGTCACGAGCCGCTATGATAGTGCCTGATATTAGGACATTGTCACCTGCCTTTAGGCTCTTTACCACCTCTTTATCAAATGGTGCTGTTATTCTTTTTACTTCTGACATTTTCTCTCCTTAAAGCTCAGCGTCTGCGTGGCGTGCAGCATGGCAGTTAATGTTTATAGCAACAGGAAGACCTGCTATGTGGGTTGGATACCACTCGACATTTACTTTTACGGCAGTAGTGTCACCACCAAGTCCTTGAGGACCAACACCAGTTTTGCAAGCAAGCTCTAGTAACTCATCTTCTAATTTAGCATATCTTGGATCAGAATTTTTACTATCGACCGAACGAACAGCCGCTTCTTTTGCCAAAAGTGCTGCCTTATCCATCGTACCACCTATGCCAACGCCTATTGTTAGCGGAGGACAGGCATTTGGTCCAGCGTATTTTACAGCCTCCAAAAAGACTTTTTTTACACCTTCTATACCATCAGCTGGCACAAGCATTTTTAAAACTGATTTATTCTCACTACCAAAACCTTTTGGAGCTACTTTTATCTTCAGCTTATCTCCTGGCACGATTCTAGTGTGAATGACGGCTGGAGTATTGTTTGTGGTATTTTTTCTTTCAAAAAGTGGCTCAGCCACGACTGACTTTCTTAGGTAGCCCCCAATGTAGCCTTCCGCAATGCCCTCATTTATCGCATCTTCAATATAGCCACCCTCAATATGCACATCTTGGCCAATCTGCACAAAAACAACCGTCATACCGGTGTCTTGGCAGATAGGTGCAACGCCCTCTTCTGCAAGCTTAGCATTTTGTAAAATTTTGCCCAAAATGTCTTTGCCTAGTGACGAGCTTTCATTACTTTGAGCCTTTGTAAAAGCAGCCTTTAAATCTGGCGTCACGACATAACAGGCCTGTTTGCAAAGCTTAGCGACAACTTCTCTTATATCTTTTACATTTATTATTCTCATCTTTACTCCTCGTAAAAAACAATTTTTAATTATATTAACTATATTTAGAATTTAAGATTAAATTTTACTGCTGGATATCTACTCGAAAAAATTTATATGAGTTTATTTTGTTTGGCCACAACTAGAAGGCTTATCTGAAACAAAAATTTAATGAAACAAGTGGTGGTGAAATTGAGTCTAGAGCATCACAATATTGATAGAAATTTACATAGCATGGCTTATTTAAGCCATAAATATATAAATTTAAGACTGAATGCTTTCCTCTTCATTTTTTATCTTTTTTCTAACTTTTACACGTGAGATACTGGCTCCATCCATCTTTCTTACTTCGTAGTAGCAGTTTTCATCCTCGATCTTGTCCCCAACTACTGGCAAACGACCGATTAAGTTGAAGACATATCCACCGATTGTAACTTGATCTGTCTCTTCGTCAAAGCTTATACCAAGAACCTCTTCAACGCTCTCTAGATCATATCTGCCTTGAAATTCATAAATATTGTCATTTATCTTTTTATAGTGCTGATCAACTTCATCGTGCTCATCATTAAAATCACCAAGCACCTCTTCCATGATATCTTCCATCGTAAGAAGTCCAGCCGTGCCGCCATACTCATCGACTACGAGCGCAGCTGAAATTTGTTCTTTGTTCATCATCACAAGCACTTTTGAGATAGAGAGGCTCTCAGGCACGATGACAAATTTACGCACGATCGCGTCAAAGCTCTTCTCTTTATCCTCGCTAAAGTGCAGCTGTAAGATATCTCTAATGTGTATCATGCCCAAAATGATATCTTTTGAGCCGTCTATATAAGGATAGCGAGTATATTTTGACTCAAAAACGACTTGTAAATTTTCTTCAAAGCTCTTTTGTTTGTTTATACAGATCATGTCGCGTCTTGGCGTCATAACCTCTTTTGCGACCGTGTCACTAAAATCAACTGCATTTTTGATAAGCTCAGTCTCAAAACTATCAAGTACGCCACCCTTTAAGCTCTCGCCAACGATGATCTTGATCTCCTCTTCAGAGTGCGCTAGCTCATTCTCTTTTGCTGGCTGGATGCCTAAAATTTTAAGTCCAGATGTAGCTAGGATGTCAAAAAGCTTTATGATAGGCGAAAATAGTATCCAGAAAAAGTGAAGCGGACGAGCGATTTTAAGCACTGCTGATTCTGATCTGGCTATGGCGACTGACTTTGGCACAAGCTCGCCCATAACGACGTGAAGTAGCGTAATAAGCGTAAATGCGATCGCAAAGCCGACTGTATGAACTAAGATATCGCTAAGATTAAAAACATTTTTAAGTGGGGCTTCTATGAGCCTTGCGACTGCTGGCTCACCGATCCAACCAAGGGCGAGTGAGCTTAGTGTGATGCCAAGCTGAGTGGCACTAAGATAAGTATCAAGCTTGTTTGACATCTCAAAAGCAAGCTGAGCATTTGGCTTTTTCTCCTTTATAAGCTCTTCAAGTCTAGACTTACGAACTTTAACAAGAGAAAATTCTGATAAAACAAAAAAGGCATTTAGTAAAATGAATATAATGGCAAGTATTACCATTAAAAGCGAATTATCGCTACTGGGGTTCAATTATGATCCTTAAGAGTTAAAAATTTTTGCCTGATTATAGCGAATTTATATTTAGCGGTCAAATTATCCACGCCCAAAAGTAACAACATTTCTTAAATTTAAGATTTATAAAAAGTTCTTAAATCATATTTTGATAACATTGTTTTCATCACTAAATTTATGGATTTTACAATGAGCAAAAAGAATTTTTCATCGCGCTGGGCATTTATATTGGCCTGTGTTGGATCAGCAGTTGGCATGGCAAATGTCTGGGGCTTTCCTTATAAACTTGGCACAAATGGCGGTGCAGCGTTTTTACTCATCTATGTTTTTTTCATAGCTCTTTTTTCATACGTTGGTCTAAGTGCAGAGTATGCGATCGGCAGACGTGCAAAAACTGGCACACTTGGCTCATATAAATACGCATGGGAGAGTAGAAATTTAGGCATTGTAGGCAGTATTATTGGCTGGCTTCCGCTTGCTGGCTCACTTTGTATAGCCATCGGCTACGCAGTCATCATCGCCTACGTACTAAAAGCCCTTACTCAGGCACTTACTGGCTCATTTATGAGCGTTGATACGAACGTTTGGTTTAACTCATTTGCACTTCAAGATTACTCAGTCTTGCCTTATCATTTTATCATCGTTGTTGGCACGCTTCTTACACTATTTTTTGGAGCAAAAAGTATCGAAAAAACAAATCAAATAATGATGCCACTGTTTTTTGTATTGTTTAGCATTTTGGCTATAAATGTTGCGATGCTGCCAAATGCATTTGATGGATATAAATTCCTTTTTATTCCTGACTTTAGTAAGCTTGCAGACCCGATGGTATGGGTTTCTGCGATGGGTCAAGCCTTTTTCTCGCTCTCTATCACAGGATCTGGCATGATAGTTTATGGAGCGTACCTTTCAAAAGATGAAGATATCGTTGAAAGTGCTAAAACTACGGCCTTTTTTGATACTATTGCAGCTCTTGTGGCGGCTCTTGTTATGATCCCAGCGGTATTTGCCTATGCTATGGATCCAGCCGAAGGTCCAAAGCTACTTTTCGTAACGCTTCCAAAAATTTTACAAAATATGATCGGCGGACAAATTTTTGCCATTATCTTATTTACAGCTGTTATCTTTGGTGGCATCACTTCGCTTCAAAACATGTTTGAGGTCGTGGCTGAGTCGCTTATGCATAAATTTCCGTTTCTTAATAGATTTTGGACACTCACGCTACTTTGTGCAGTTTGCTTTGGCATAGGAGCATTTATGGAGCCTATTAGCAGTTGGGGGCCTTGGATGGACTTTGTGTCGATCTATATCATTCCAATTGGTGCGGTAATCGGAGCTATTTCTTGGTTTTGGATTATTAAAAAAGATGAAATTTTAGACGAGATAAATTCTGGAGCAAATAAATCTTATGGTAATTTCTGGTATTTTGTAGGCAAATTTATCTACGTTCCGCTAACATTTTTACTTTGTATCATAGCCGTAAGTAAGGGAATTTCTTTTTAAATTTAGCTCGCTAAAAAAGATGACCTAAATTTAAAAATTTTTGAAGTTATCTTAGTTTTTTTGTACCAATGTAAGTGGCAAAAATTTCTTGTGAGCCA is from Campylobacter concisus and encodes:
- a CDS encoding Fe-S-containing hydro-lyase, translating into MSEVKRITAPFDKEVVKSLKAGDNVLISGTIIAARDAAHKALTETLARGEKLPVELKGETIYYVGPTPAKPNQAIGAAGPTTSGRMDKYTPTMINEVGINGMIGKGYRSDAVVEAMEKSCCVYMVAIGGIGALISQSIKKYEVLAYPELGPEAVARLTVEDFPAIVAIDCEGNNFYEVGQAPYKKI
- a CDS encoding hemolysin family protein, producing MNPSSDNSLLMVILAIIFILLNAFFVLSEFSLVKVRKSRLEELIKEKKPNAQLAFEMSNKLDTYLSATQLGITLSSLALGWIGEPAVARLIEAPLKNVFNLSDILVHTVGFAIAFTLITLLHVVMGELVPKSVAIARSESAVLKIARPLHFFWILFSPIIKLFDILATSGLKILGIQPAKENELAHSEEEIKIIVGESLKGGVLDSFETELIKNAVDFSDTVAKEVMTPRRDMICINKQKSFEENLQVVFESKYTRYPYIDGSKDIILGMIHIRDILQLHFSEDKEKSFDAIVRKFVIVPESLSISKVLVMMNKEQISAALVVDEYGGTAGLLTMEDIMEEVLGDFNDEHDEVDQHYKKINDNIYEFQGRYDLESVEEVLGISFDEETDQVTIGGYVFNLIGRLPVVGDKIEDENCYYEVRKMDGASISRVKVRKKIKNEEESIQS
- a CDS encoding cysteine permease translates to MQNILAPNEFLDDYVLGAELAKNAGISSNAYLFWKNVISAKFENSRIVFLRKDSIPVKFQNIIKTCTPLNGLIPTGVFCSFTSLAPSHLVAKNGSKIYELFKFHEICGIKFIDLKKFYDDFNLSYSYRIYIEKCKFFSPAPFEKRIKLTETMCLGYY
- a CDS encoding RidA family protein; this encodes MKKQISTKNAPQAIGPYSQAISVNGFLFISGQLGVTPAGEFAGSSVEAQAEQSLENLKNILTEVGLTFDNAVKTTIFLADMADFVKVNTVYAKFFKEPYPARSTVAVKTLPKDALVEIELIAAY
- a CDS encoding fumarate hydratase — translated: MRIINVKDIREVVAKLCKQACYVVTPDLKAAFTKAQSNESSSLGKDILGKILQNAKLAEEGVAPICQDTGMTVVFVQIGQDVHIEGGYIEDAINEGIAEGYIGGYLRKSVVAEPLFERKNTTNNTPAVIHTRIVPGDKLKIKVAPKGFGSENKSVLKMLVPADGIEGVKKVFLEAVKYAGPNACPPLTIGVGIGGTMDKAALLAKEAAVRSVDSKNSDPRYAKLEDELLELACKTGVGPQGLGGDTTAVKVNVEWYPTHIAGLPVAININCHAARHADAEL
- a CDS encoding sodium-dependent transporter gives rise to the protein MSKKNFSSRWAFILACVGSAVGMANVWGFPYKLGTNGGAAFLLIYVFFIALFSYVGLSAEYAIGRRAKTGTLGSYKYAWESRNLGIVGSIIGWLPLAGSLCIAIGYAVIIAYVLKALTQALTGSFMSVDTNVWFNSFALQDYSVLPYHFIIVVGTLLTLFFGAKSIEKTNQIMMPLFFVLFSILAINVAMLPNAFDGYKFLFIPDFSKLADPMVWVSAMGQAFFSLSITGSGMIVYGAYLSKDEDIVESAKTTAFFDTIAALVAALVMIPAVFAYAMDPAEGPKLLFVTLPKILQNMIGGQIFAIILFTAVIFGGITSLQNMFEVVAESLMHKFPFLNRFWTLTLLCAVCFGIGAFMEPISSWGPWMDFVSIYIIPIGAVIGAISWFWIIKKDEILDEINSGANKSYGNFWYFVGKFIYVPLTFLLCIIAVSKGISF